A segment of the Candidatus Nitrososphaera gargensis Ga9.2 genome:
TTTTTAACATTATCGTCAGTAGTTATACAAGCATACCATTGATCAACGTCACGAATGATAGTACATCTTTTCAGTGTACCAAGAGGAATTCTATGCATCTTGAACCTAATTGTACCGATGTGTGATAATACCAGCTTGTTATCCCTAATGCGAAGCCGCCATACTGCGGATATGTGAAAGAGGTGACTTCTCTCTTCGTTTGAACCTAGGATATTTCTTTATTTTTTGAAATATGCCTGATATGCCTTATCTAATCTCTGTAGAACATCCTGCAGTACTTGGCTGTGTACCTGTTTGTAATATTTGTTATCTCGCTTTCTTGAAGTAGATTTTGCTGCTCCCAATATCCAATGCCCCAACCTGCACTCCTTTCTCCAAGCGAGTTATTGTAGAGATGTCTGCATGTTTCAATGGTGTCATTCAAGATTTTGAATTGATGCTCTTTTGGATATAGTCTGAACTTGTGGCATCTCATCATGTCCTTCTATTAATCAAGCTTGCCTTATGATGAAAGGTAAGTAACTAAAATATCTGACGCTCGCTTTCACCTAAATTGTTAGAGCATGCAGGATTTCTCGCCAAGGTTAAAATTGCGCCTGACAGGCAAGCTCTTCGTCGGGGTCGTTGTCTAGCTTGGTATGATGCCAGCCTTGGGCGCTGGAGGCCGCTGGTTCGAATCCGGCCGACCCCACTCTATTTTGTACAGCTCTACTGCTTCTGAAGGGTCCACAAAACAAATGCAACACGGTGACCGCATCAGGCAGCTTCTACGTGCGAGCTCTCCGTCGGTACCTCGCCATGACGCTTCCTTGCCGCCCTTGTGCCAAACAGTATGGCTGTGAGGAAGGCAAAGATGCCAGCGGCTATGGCGTAGCTCATGACCGAGTCGGCCATAACATCATTAGGCAAATGCCGAAGATAAAGATTCTCCCAAAGCTCTAGTTGCTTGTTCTAGCTACCGGCAGTCATTCATGAAGTCATTGGGTTACCGTATTTTCCATAGTGGACCAGCTCGCCAAGCAGCACGCGATCCTTTCTCCTGCCTGTCAACTTGCCTGCAGGATAATCCAAAGCCTATTACAACTGCAATATTGAGCTCTTTTGGAATTCCAAAATCATTTCGAAGCTTGTCCTCCTTTATGTCCGCGAACAATCCTAAAGCGACTCCGCGATTCCAGGCGGCCAACTGCGTTGTCCTGCAGCATCTCCCTGCGTCAATCATATGGAATTTGTGCTTTGGGTTCGTAAGGACAATGATTGCAAAGTTGGCCTCGGCAACCCACTGTCTACTTGTGCTATCTTCGGCAAGCTTTTTGAGCTGATCCTTGCACTCCACTACGATAAACCACCAGTGTTGGGTGTTAATGCCGCTGCCCATTAGCCTTGCAGCTTCAAGGATGCTCTGTTTTATTTCAGAAAGAACATCTTGTGGGCGGAACTGCCGCACGTCAAGCTTTGTCGCTATGCCGTCAAAAATATCATCTAAAAGCCAATTGCGCTTCAAGCATCTTGATTTTTTCTTAGTAGCGTCCGCTGGGTCGTGGAAAAATTAAAAAGAAAAGGAAAAAGGGGGAGGTTTAGTCCCACTTGCTCCACGCGGCCATCCATCTGTATGTCCACGTGTTAAGCTTCGCACCCAATGCAGCAATGGGAACTGACAGCACTGCTCCTGCTCCTGAACCCAAGGCTACAGGACTGTTGTAGAACTTGCCCACCTGAGGTTCGATTGGCGTCATGTATGCAGGCAGCGTAGGCCTTGGATACTTGAATGCCACTTCGAGCGGGTCTCTGACGAGCAGCAGGTTGACCATGTTGAACAGCGGGAACGAGAGGCCAACCAGTGTTCCACCGATAATGATTGCAGCGTGCTTGTTCCTTCTTGTTGCCCAGTATGTGAGATCCAACAGCATTGCTGAAGGTATCCACACAGGCACCACGATGAAGTCGTACGGGTAGCCGAGTGCGAACCATGCGCCCTTTGCAACCCAGGTGTAGATTGTCATGATTGTTGCATAGTATGTGGCCGTTCCTGGTACTCCTGTGAAGAGCATGTAGTATATCGCGCCCACTACGAGCATTGTAGACTGGGAGATCGAGAATACTACGAAGGAGGTCCACATCCAGTCCGTGTAGAAGATGTAGTCACCTGCGTTGATGGTTAGCAGTGTGCTGTTGACAGCAACCACTACTATGAACAAGTAGTGCGTTGT
Coding sequences within it:
- a CDS encoding ammonia monooxygenase family protein, whose protein sequence is MVWLRRTTHYLFIVVVAVNSTLLTINAGDYIFYTDWMWTSFVVFSISQSTMLVVGAIYYMLFTGVPGTATYYATIMTIYTWVAKGAWFALGYPYDFIVVPVWIPSAMLLDLTYWATRRNKHAAIIIGGTLVGLSFPLFNMVNLLLVRDPLEVAFKYPRPTLPAYMTPIEPQVGKFYNSPVALGSGAGAVLSVPIAALGAKLNTWTYRWMAAWSKWD
- a CDS encoding nitroreductase family protein; amino-acid sequence: MKRNWLLDDIFDGIATKLDVRQFRPQDVLSEIKQSILEAARLMGSGINTQHWWFIVVECKDQLKKLAEDSTSRQWVAEANFAIIVLTNPKHKFHMIDAGRCCRTTQLAAWNRGVALGLFADIKEDKLRNDFGIPKELNIAVVIGFGLSCRQVDRQEKGSRAAWRAGPLWKIR
- a CDS encoding helix-turn-helix domain-containing protein, with translation MMRCHKFRLYPKEHQFKILNDTIETCRHLYNNSLGERSAGWGIGYWEQQNLLQESEITNITNRYTAKYCRMFYRD